Genomic segment of Apium graveolens cultivar Ventura chromosome 7, ASM990537v1, whole genome shotgun sequence:
TGAAGCTTTTATAAAGATGACTGAGGAGAGTGGTGAGTTTGGGGATGAGATGATTCATTTCCAATCACGCTTAGCTACGCGGTCTGGTCTAGGCAATGAGACGTACTTGCCTGCTGGAATCACTTCCAGGCCGCCTAATTTGAACATGGCAGAAGCCCGGGCGGAAGCTGAGGCTGTCATGTTTGGAGCACTCGATTCTCTTTTCGAAACAACCGGTCTTAAACCAAATGATATCAGTATTCTCATAGTCAACTGTAGCTTGTTTAATCCAACTCCATCTCTTACTTCCATGATCGTTAACCATTACAAACTAAGGCCTGATATTAAGAGCTTCAACCTTGCGGGAATGGGATGCAGTGCAGGCGTAATATCCGTTGATTTAGCTAAACAATTGTTGCTAAAATCCAACCCTAACTCATATGCTGTAGTTGTGAGCACCGAGAACATCACACTTAATTGGTATTTCGGTAATGACAAGTCAATGCTTTTGTGTAATTGTCTCTTCCGAATGGGGGGCGCAGCTTTGTTACTCTCCAACAAACCCAAGGACAAGGCGCGCTCAAAGTATGAGCTGGTTCACACTGTCCGGACACATAAAGGTGCAGACGATCGTTGTTACAACTGTGTTTATCAGAGAGAGGACGATCAAGGCACAATAGGCGTTTCTCTTGCCCGGGAACTAATGGCTGTGGCCGGTGATGCACTCAAGACAAATATCACAACTTTAGGGCCATTGGTGCTTCCATTCACCGAGCAATTGATGTTTTTTCTGACTTTAGTGCGAAAGAAAGTGTTCAAGGCTAAAGTGAAGCCATATATCCCCGACTTCAAACTTGCGTTTGAGCATTTCTGCATACACGCGGGAGGAAGGGGAGTGCTTGATCAGGTGCAGAAGAATTTGCAGCTAGGAGATTGGCATATGGAGCCTTCCAGATCGACACTCCACCGGTTTGGCAATACCTCTAGCAGTTCGTTATGGTACGAGTTGGCCTACTCGGAGGCCAAAGGAAGAGTGTCGGGCGGGGATAGAGTTTGGCAGATTGCATTCGGATCAGGATTCAAATGTAATAGTGCTGTTTGGAGGGCCTTGAGAGAAATTCCGGCCTCCGAAAACCCCAACAATCCCTGGACCGATTCTGTCCACAACTATCCGATCAAGTCTGAATCCCCGACCACAATGGCTTTATAGTTAATATATACACGTACACATTCTGGCCGTAaatttgtgtatatatatatatattgctaTCCATTGTTGGACATGATTATTGTTGTTTTAATTAATTGTCAATTACGTAATTATGTTTTAAGTATGGTGCAGTTTGTACACATGCACATACACAAATTTGATCATGTGAATGCATGCTGTGAGTGATTTACTGTAATGAATAGCGCGCACTTGATAATTAAATTGATTATTTCAAGTGTGGAAGCTAGAGTATGCAGCAGATGATGATATTGAAATGTATTCCAAGTGTTAGCAGCAGTAATCTTCTCTTTATGTAAGATGTACACTCCATTAAATGCTTTCTTGTTAGGATCCAGTTTAATGATGGTAATGTATTGTTGACTATCGTCCCCAGTTGGACTTTGAGCAAAGTTTTACTCGTTTTCTATTTTTGTAAAACTAACAAAAACGGTAACTTAGAAAGTAAGCGTTTGAAAGATGGAGTTGATGTGAGATTCTGCAGGATTTCACGTACGACTGATGTTGATTACCTACATATATTTATGTTGTTGGACGTAATTTAGATTAAAAGATTACTTAAATGGATAGGTTTAATTAGATGGATGGTGAGAGATTATTGGAGCCTTATGGACAACGATTTCTACGAGGAAATCTAATTAGGCTTCTTCAAGACACGTAGTACAGTAGTATAATCTTATATTCAACAGAAGATAACGGGTGCAACTCACATTCAGCTTTATAAATACTACTACAACCATCTTGCTCCAACAACTAGTCAAGTAAGGGTCAAATACCGAATTCAATATTTGCAGCAATTCATCAATTTATGTTAGATTGCATTGCAGGTAGAGGTAGGCCATGTTAGGTAAGATGTGTGTTTGAGTGCCTCAATTGTCATTCTGATTTCTGACTCCCCTTATAATTATTTAGGGTGTGTGTGAACCTTATTGTTTGTcgatttttcattttttatacTTGACACACGTACACGTTAGAAGTCGAACTCTTGATCTAAGATTCTTACGAAAGTATGTATAGGGTAGTTGAATGCAATATATATAACTGATTAGTCATTTTAAAATTGCAAGACCATGTATGTATAGGGGGGTAGCTGGTTGAGGTGGTGAAGTGGTCCTCTCTATTTTGTGCAACGCCAGGTCGCGAGTGATTGGTTAAAAGGGTCCAGTTGCAGTTTGTATGACGATGCATTGTTATCTTTGATCCGTCAGGGTGAGGGTCATTGTTTTTGACATGTTCAGTTTCACCCCGGCCCCAAAATGATATACAGTAGTGGTTAGGTCTTGTATAAGGTATgtctttttttttgtttctttccATTTTCTTACCCCTTGAGCTATCCTATTTTGTTATCAAGTGCATTCATGCGTTTCG
This window contains:
- the LOC141671424 gene encoding 3-ketoacyl-CoA synthase 1 produces the protein MASTGTSTSSNNIDMNKERLTAEVAVKDSTSVVIKIKQRLPDFLQSVKLKYVKLGYGTGYTFNPVAALLIFLLLVVLPLFLATHLVQNDFTFHHPQIRVWSSPILETADTAVMTSLAILFLFLLGVYWAKRPRPIYLVDFACYKPEDARKLSNEAFIKMTEESGEFGDEMIHFQSRLATRSGLGNETYLPAGITSRPPNLNMAEARAEAEAVMFGALDSLFETTGLKPNDISILIVNCSLFNPTPSLTSMIVNHYKLRPDIKSFNLAGMGCSAGVISVDLAKQLLLKSNPNSYAVVVSTENITLNWYFGNDKSMLLCNCLFRMGGAALLLSNKPKDKARSKYELVHTVRTHKGADDRCYNCVYQREDDQGTIGVSLARELMAVAGDALKTNITTLGPLVLPFTEQLMFFLTLVRKKVFKAKVKPYIPDFKLAFEHFCIHAGGRGVLDQVQKNLQLGDWHMEPSRSTLHRFGNTSSSSLWYELAYSEAKGRVSGGDRVWQIAFGSGFKCNSAVWRALREIPASENPNNPWTDSVHNYPIKSESPTTMAL